A single region of the Selenomonas sp. oral taxon 920 genome encodes:
- a CDS encoding phage portal protein, translating to MNLFSKLFRSRDKPRNHLGGLSFLFGQTAAGKAVNERTAMQTTAVYACVRILAESIAGLPLHVYAYKGQGKERVSEHPLYFLLHDAPNPEMTSFIFRETMMSHLLLWGNAYAQILRDGRGSVIGLYPLLPDKMEVSRDSRTGELYYTYARTTEENPNFADKGQIRLRREDVLHIPGLGFDGLVGYSPIAMAKNAIGIALATEEYGAAFFKNGARPGGVLEHPGVLKDPSKLRESWHAVYGGTMNTGRIAVLEEGVKYQQIAIPPEEAQFLETRKFQIDEIARLYRVPPHMVGDLEKSSFSNIEQQSLEFVKYTLNPWVMRWEQSLQKALLTEKERKAYFIRFNVDGLLRGDYKSRMEGYAIGRQNGWLSANDIRSLEDMNPIAAEEGGNLYLINGNMTKLRDAGLFANKKGDGDET from the coding sequence ATGAATCTATTCAGCAAACTCTTCCGTTCGCGGGACAAGCCCAGAAATCATCTTGGCGGCTTGTCCTTTTTGTTTGGGCAGACTGCGGCGGGCAAGGCGGTCAACGAGCGAACGGCAATGCAGACAACGGCAGTCTATGCTTGTGTGCGCATCCTCGCCGAATCCATCGCAGGATTGCCGCTTCACGTTTACGCATACAAAGGACAGGGCAAGGAGCGTGTGTCGGAGCACCCGCTATACTTTCTGCTCCACGATGCACCGAATCCCGAGATGACCTCCTTTATATTTCGCGAAACCATGATGAGTCATCTCCTCCTGTGGGGGAATGCCTACGCACAAATTTTGCGGGATGGCAGAGGTTCGGTCATCGGACTCTATCCGCTTCTCCCGGACAAGATGGAAGTCAGCCGTGACAGCCGCACGGGTGAGCTTTACTACACCTACGCGAGAACTACGGAGGAGAATCCAAATTTTGCGGACAAGGGACAGATTCGGCTGCGGCGTGAGGATGTGCTGCATATTCCGGGACTTGGCTTCGACGGCTTGGTCGGCTATTCTCCCATCGCTATGGCAAAGAACGCCATCGGCATTGCTCTTGCGACGGAAGAATATGGCGCGGCGTTCTTCAAAAACGGTGCACGTCCGGGTGGTGTCTTGGAGCATCCCGGTGTCCTCAAAGACCCGTCGAAGCTCCGTGAGAGCTGGCACGCCGTCTACGGTGGTACGATGAACACGGGCAGGATTGCCGTCCTCGAGGAAGGTGTGAAGTATCAGCAGATTGCCATACCGCCCGAGGAGGCACAGTTCCTTGAAACGAGGAAGTTTCAGATCGACGAGATTGCACGGCTCTACCGTGTGCCGCCGCATATGGTCGGAGATTTGGAGAAATCCTCGTTTTCGAACATCGAGCAACAGTCCTTGGAGTTCGTCAAATACACTTTGAATCCATGGGTAATGCGATGGGAGCAGTCGCTGCAGAAAGCACTTCTGACAGAGAAGGAGCGGAAGGCTTATTTCATCCGCTTCAACGTGGACGGGCTGCTGCGCGGGGATTACAAGAGCCGTATGGAGGGATATGCCATTGGTCGGCAGAACGGATGGCTCTCCGCGAACGACATCCGAAGTCTTGAGGACATGAACCCAATCGCAGCGGAGGAGGGCGGCAATCTTTATCTCATCAACGGGAATATGACAAAACTGAGGGATGCAGGATTATTCGCCAACAAGAAAGGAGACGGCGATGAAACGTAA
- a CDS encoding HNH endonuclease, which produces MAVFYVFQGETYNEECSGGYVWSPQRNKSGKNNAGYTTMTHVKKGDFILHNSNTKIMAISIAQVDCYEAMQPAALKAANTSVDWDNEGYRIDTSYFTFDTPLKITNYKEWFSQHYQKDSAFMVSGRGKQQYMCHLAPEHAVFILEKAAAIQKETGLLKTIQAALTEILGDKDPEYNVIEQEEINSLLDDETEPPEWSGEMAPQETTTSSTTGRELPKRDPKRAADALKRAGYICEVNAEDRIFLRKNGKGYTEPHHLIPISRYKDFNYSLDVMENIVSLCSHCHNLLHYGRFEDKEPILEKLYYERIEALRKCGLDLSLDQLKEYYR; this is translated from the coding sequence ATGGCTGTCTTTTATGTGTTTCAAGGGGAAACGTATAATGAAGAATGTTCTGGAGGATATGTATGGTCCCCGCAAAGAAATAAATCCGGTAAAAATAATGCTGGCTATACAACGATGACGCATGTAAAAAAAGGAGATTTTATTCTACATAACTCAAACACAAAGATTATGGCAATCAGTATTGCTCAGGTCGATTGTTATGAAGCGATGCAACCAGCGGCACTAAAAGCAGCAAATACATCTGTAGATTGGGATAACGAAGGGTATCGGATCGATACAAGTTACTTCACTTTTGATACACCTCTAAAAATTACCAACTATAAAGAATGGTTCAGCCAGCATTACCAAAAAGACAGTGCGTTCATGGTCAGTGGAAGAGGCAAGCAACAGTACATGTGTCACCTTGCACCTGAACATGCAGTATTTATTCTTGAGAAAGCTGCTGCAATTCAAAAGGAGACGGGCCTACTTAAAACGATTCAAGCCGCATTAACAGAAATTCTAGGCGATAAAGATCCTGAATATAATGTCATAGAGCAAGAAGAGATCAACAGCTTACTTGACGATGAAACAGAGCCCCCTGAATGGTCCGGTGAAATGGCCCCACAGGAAACTACAACATCATCCACGACAGGAAGGGAGCTGCCAAAAAGAGATCCAAAACGAGCAGCCGATGCATTAAAGCGTGCTGGCTATATTTGTGAAGTAAATGCTGAGGATAGAATCTTCCTAAGAAAAAATGGCAAGGGTTATACTGAGCCACATCATCTCATCCCTATTAGCAGATACAAAGATTTTAACTATAGTCTGGATGTAATGGAAAACATTGTATCTCTTTGTAGCCATTGTCATAATTTGCTTCATTATGGTAGATTCGAGGATAAAGAACCTATTTTGGAGAAGCTATATTATGAGCGCATTGAAGCCCTTAGAAAATGTGGCCTTGACTTAAGTTTGGATCAGCTAAAGGAGTATTATCGATAA
- a CDS encoding terminase large subunit: protein MRKLTDYTPTKFMAEDAHYDKAAADYAVGFIECLRHTKGTWAGKPFELIDWQERIIRDIFGILKPNGYRQFNTAYVELPKKQGKSELAAAVALLLCCGDGEERAEVYGCAADRQQASIVFEVAADMVRMCPALSKRVKILASQKRMVYLPTNSFYQVLSAEAYSKHGFNIHGVVFDELHTQPNRKLFDVMTKGSGDARMQPLYFLITTAGTDTQSICYETHQKAKDILEGRKIDPTFYPVIYGAKEDEDWTDPEVWKRSNPSLGITVGIDKVQAACDSARQNPAEENSFRQLRLNQWVKQSVRWMPMDKWDACSAPVDAESLEGRVCYGGLDLSSTMDITAFVLVFPPTEEDDPFAVLPYFWIPEENIDLRVQRDHVPYDVWERQGYLQTTEGNVVHYGFIEAFIERLGEKYNIREIAFDRWGAVQMVQNLEGMGFTVVPFGQGFKDMSPPTKELMKLTLEKKIAHGGNPVMRWMADNIFIRTDPAGNIKADKEKSTEKIDGVIALIMALDRAIRCGNDTSASVYDERGILLL, encoded by the coding sequence TTGCGAAAACTGACGGACTACACACCAACGAAGTTCATGGCAGAGGACGCGCACTATGACAAAGCCGCTGCGGATTATGCCGTAGGCTTTATCGAGTGTCTGCGCCATACGAAGGGGACGTGGGCAGGAAAGCCCTTCGAACTCATCGACTGGCAGGAGCGCATTATCCGAGACATCTTTGGAATTTTGAAGCCGAATGGCTATCGTCAGTTCAACACGGCGTATGTTGAGCTGCCCAAGAAGCAAGGAAAATCAGAGCTTGCCGCCGCCGTTGCACTGCTTCTCTGTTGTGGCGATGGCGAGGAGCGTGCCGAGGTGTACGGCTGTGCCGCTGATCGTCAGCAGGCGAGTATCGTATTCGAGGTCGCAGCAGATATGGTGCGTATGTGTCCCGCACTCAGCAAGCGGGTGAAGATCCTTGCCTCCCAGAAGCGGATGGTGTATCTGCCGACGAACAGTTTCTATCAGGTACTTTCGGCAGAGGCATACTCGAAGCACGGCTTCAATATTCACGGCGTTGTGTTTGATGAGCTGCACACGCAGCCGAACCGCAAGCTCTTTGATGTCATGACAAAAGGATCCGGCGATGCGCGTATGCAGCCGCTCTACTTTCTCATCACCACAGCAGGGACGGATACGCAGTCCATCTGCTACGAGACGCACCAGAAAGCAAAAGACATTCTGGAAGGGAGAAAGATTGATCCGACCTTCTATCCTGTAATTTACGGAGCGAAGGAGGATGAGGACTGGACAGACCCGGAGGTCTGGAAGCGCTCGAATCCGTCGCTCGGCATCACGGTCGGTATCGACAAGGTACAGGCGGCTTGTGACTCTGCACGGCAGAATCCTGCCGAGGAGAACAGCTTCCGTCAGCTGCGCCTGAATCAGTGGGTGAAGCAGTCCGTTCGGTGGATGCCGATGGATAAGTGGGATGCGTGTTCCGCCCCTGTTGACGCTGAGTCCTTAGAGGGCCGTGTCTGCTACGGCGGTCTTGACCTTTCCTCTACGATGGACATTACGGCGTTTGTACTCGTGTTCCCTCCGACGGAGGAGGATGATCCGTTTGCCGTGCTTCCGTACTTCTGGATTCCCGAGGAGAATATCGACCTGCGTGTACAGCGCGACCATGTTCCCTATGACGTGTGGGAGAGGCAGGGCTACCTGCAAACGACAGAGGGAAATGTAGTTCACTACGGATTTATCGAGGCGTTCATTGAGCGACTTGGTGAGAAGTACAACATTCGCGAGATTGCCTTCGACCGCTGGGGCGCAGTGCAGATGGTACAGAATCTCGAAGGGATGGGCTTCACCGTTGTTCCATTCGGGCAGGGCTTCAAGGATATGAGTCCGCCGACCAAGGAGCTGATGAAGCTGACCTTGGAAAAGAAAATAGCGCACGGCGGGAATCCCGTCATGCGCTGGATGGCAGACAACATCTTCATTCGCACTGACCCTGCGGGGAACATCAAGGCGGACAAGGAGAAGTCCACCGAGAAGATCGACGGCGTAATTGCCCTCATCATGGCTCTGGATCGTGCGATTCGCTGTGGGAATGATACCTCCGCGTCTGTTTATGATGAGCGAGGAATTTTGTTGCTCTGA
- a CDS encoding DUF5049 domain-containing protein — MNEKVFAQIIDICNSGRVNMFDVPGVQRIAFEKGFYELVCFIEEDRAAYVRFILMGGK; from the coding sequence ATGAACGAGAAGGTTTTCGCACAGATCATAGACATCTGCAATTCGGGGCGAGTGAATATGTTCGACGTTCCCGGTGTTCAGCGCATTGCATTTGAGAAGGGCTTCTACGAACTGGTCTGCTTCATCGAGGAAGACCGTGCGGCGTATGTACGATTTATCCTCATGGGTGGAAAATAG
- a CDS encoding DUF4314 domain-containing protein — protein sequence MRFPSREQIAALRERYPRGTKVELLAMDDPQAPPMRTMGEIMGIDDAGQLLVRWETGSSLSLIPGVDLFRIMQKGGQS from the coding sequence ATGCGATTTCCGAGTAGGGAGCAGATCGCCGCACTTCGAGAGCGGTATCCGCGCGGGACGAAGGTGGAACTCCTTGCGATGGACGATCCGCAAGCTCCACCGATGAGAACGATGGGCGAGATTATGGGCATTGACGATGCGGGGCAGCTTCTTGTCCGATGGGAGACGGGCTCCTCGCTCAGTTTGATCCCCGGCGTGGACTTATTCCGCATTATGCAGAAGGGCGGTCAGTCATGA
- a CDS encoding virulence protein, whose amino-acid sequence MKVNYNIQKEERKAMVGIVGKVLETKPAYCGAPSFSYKVGAFEITKAGILCFDDATDEATVARVRTALREAGFMSEDGENKASCADTGEDKPIQTEAAEDELAAVETAEIEPSQTKTAADEPTVVETEADKQIQTETAAEVAPTEEAVAESGEDSLSISLPRSLFTETALQNLDALLLSKGRLIRHAFDIKEATYTLTDDRITFAWLHGTITDETAKAYAEFISKFCQMARTQKRVTAKKKIVDNEKYAFRCFLLRLGMIGNAYKQSRKILLQNLTGSSAFKSGHRKEVVDHAISE is encoded by the coding sequence ATGAAGGTCAATTACAACATCCAGAAGGAAGAGCGCAAGGCGATGGTCGGGATTGTGGGAAAGGTGCTCGAGACAAAGCCCGCCTACTGCGGCGCACCGAGCTTTTCCTACAAGGTCGGCGCGTTCGAGATCACGAAGGCGGGCATCCTTTGCTTCGACGATGCCACCGACGAAGCGACTGTTGCGCGTGTGCGCACGGCACTGCGTGAGGCGGGCTTCATGTCCGAGGACGGCGAGAACAAGGCTTCCTGCGCGGACACAGGGGAAGACAAGCCGATCCAGACGGAAGCGGCAGAGGATGAACTCGCCGCAGTAGAAACGGCAGAGATCGAGCCGAGCCAGACGAAAACAGCTGCGGATGAGCCGACCGTAGTAGAAACGGAAGCAGACAAGCAGATTCAGACGGAAACGGCAGCAGAAGTTGCTCCGACTGAGGAAGCCGTCGCGGAATCCGGCGAGGACAGCCTTTCCATCAGCCTTCCACGTAGCCTTTTCACCGAAACGGCACTGCAGAATCTCGACGCACTCCTTCTGAGCAAGGGGCGGCTCATTCGTCACGCCTTCGACATCAAAGAGGCAACCTATACGCTGACCGACGACCGCATCACCTTCGCGTGGCTGCACGGCACAATCACCGACGAGACGGCAAAGGCTTATGCTGAATTCATCAGTAAGTTCTGCCAGATGGCGCGTACGCAGAAGCGCGTCACGGCGAAGAAGAAGATTGTGGACAATGAGAAATACGCTTTCCGCTGCTTTCTCCTGCGCCTTGGTATGATCGGAAACGCCTACAAACAGTCGCGTAAGATTCTCCTGCAGAACCTTACGGGCAGCAGTGCATTCAAAAGTGGACATCGGAAGGAGGTTGTGGATCATGCGATTTCCGAGTAG
- a CDS encoding prevent-host-death protein, whose product MKLEHIQNELKNHVGDFVRTEAKEATVLWLHEKGLPAAREVSAAYTAALKESAEKETGWCRFRDRIFLPLVIDGAIWMTGKMLERMTTPHSVK is encoded by the coding sequence ATGAAACTGGAACACATTCAAAACGAACTGAAGAATCATGTGGGGGATTTTGTACGGACGGAGGCAAAGGAAGCGACCGTCCTCTGGCTGCATGAGAAAGGACTCCCGGCAGCGCGTGAGGTGTCGGCGGCATACACGGCAGCACTGAAGGAGAGCGCGGAGAAGGAGACGGGATGGTGCAGATTCCGCGACCGCATCTTCCTGCCGCTCGTCATTGACGGCGCGATCTGGATGACGGGCAAGATGCTCGAGCGCATGACCACTCCTCATTCTGTGAAATGA
- a CDS encoding N-acetylmuramoyl-L-alanine amidase family protein has translation MRVFLNPGHAPDGNPDPGACGYGLRECDVAKNVADLAADYLSAAGVEVVSNLQSDSLHEVVSVSNCAEADVFISIHCNACNGVAQGTEVWHHYGSGEGEKLAQCIQNQIVDALGTVDRGTKGAKPGVNGLYVLSNTDAVAVLVELAFIDHEGDAGLLRSRQDEFARAIARGITDYEGEC, from the coding sequence ATGCGTGTGTTTTTGAATCCGGGTCATGCGCCGGACGGGAATCCAGATCCCGGTGCGTGCGGGTATGGGCTGCGGGAATGTGATGTGGCAAAGAATGTCGCTGATCTTGCGGCGGACTATTTGAGTGCCGCAGGTGTTGAGGTGGTCAGCAACTTGCAGTCCGATAGTCTGCATGAGGTCGTTTCGGTTTCCAACTGTGCGGAAGCCGATGTGTTTATCTCCATCCACTGCAATGCGTGCAACGGTGTGGCACAGGGGACGGAGGTCTGGCACCACTACGGTAGCGGCGAGGGGGAGAAACTGGCACAGTGCATCCAGAACCAAATTGTGGATGCGCTCGGAACTGTGGATCGAGGTACAAAGGGAGCGAAGCCCGGTGTCAACGGTTTGTACGTTCTGAGCAACACGGATGCGGTCGCTGTGCTCGTGGAGCTTGCGTTTATTGACCATGAAGGGGATGCAGGATTGCTTCGCAGCCGGCAGGATGAATTTGCCCGTGCCATTGCGCGTGGGATAACGGACTATGAAGGAGAGTGTTGA